A stretch of Fusobacterium massiliense DNA encodes these proteins:
- a CDS encoding 3-hydroxyacyl-CoA dehydrogenase NAD-binding domain-containing protein translates to MKVGVIGAGTMGAGIAQAFAQTEGFTVALCDINNEFAANGKNKIAKGFEKRIAKGKMEQAEADRILAAITTGTKEICADCDLVIEAAIENMEIKKQTFKELDAICKPEAIFATNTSSLSITEIGAGLNRAMIGMHFFNPAPVMKLVEIIAGLHTPVEVVEKIKKISEEIGKVPVQVEEAPGFVVNRILIPMINEAIGIYAEGVATVEGIDTAMKLGANHPIGPLALGDLIGLDVCLAIMDVLYHETGDSKYRAHTLLRKMVRGKKLGQKTGQGFYDYTK, encoded by the coding sequence ATGAAAGTTGGAGTTATCGGAGCAGGAACTATGGGAGCAGGAATTGCTCAAGCATTTGCACAAACAGAAGGATTTACAGTTGCATTATGTGACATAAATAATGAATTTGCAGCAAATGGTAAGAATAAAATAGCTAAAGGTTTTGAAAAAAGAATAGCAAAAGGAAAAATGGAACAAGCTGAAGCTGATAGAATCCTAGCTGCAATCACAACAGGAACAAAAGAAATTTGTGCAGACTGTGATTTAGTAATAGAAGCAGCAATAGAAAATATGGAAATAAAAAAACAAACATTTAAAGAATTAGATGCAATTTGTAAACCAGAAGCTATATTTGCAACAAACACATCATCACTATCTATAACAGAAATTGGAGCAGGATTAAATAGAGCAATGATAGGAATGCACTTCTTTAATCCAGCACCAGTAATGAAATTGGTTGAAATAATAGCTGGACTTCATACACCAGTTGAAGTTGTTGAAAAAATTAAAAAAATATCTGAAGAAATTGGAAAAGTTCCAGTTCAAGTAGAAGAAGCTCCAGGATTTGTTGTTAATAGAATTTTAATTCCTATGATAAATGAAGCTATAGGAATCTATGCAGAAGGAGTAGCAACTGTTGAAGGAATAGATACAGCTATGAAATTGGGAGCAAATCATCCAATAGGACCTTTGGCATTGGGAGATTTAATAGGTCTTGATGTTTGCTTAGCTATAATGGATGTTTTATATCATGAAACAGGAGATAGCAAATACAGAGCTCATACTTTATTAAGAAAAATGGTTCGTGGAAAGAAATTAGGACAAAAAACAGGTCAAGGTTTCTACGATTACACAAAATAA
- a CDS encoding enoyl-CoA hydratase-related protein, with product MSVVSYRQENFVGIVTIERPEALNALNSEVLGELNQIFANIDLETTRVVLLTGSGTKSFVAGADISEMMPLNRAQGAKFSNKGNEIFRKIENFPIPVIAVVNGFALGGGCEIAMSCDFRVCSENAVFGQPEVGLGITPGFGGTQRLARLIGAGKAKELIYTGNAIKADEALRVGLVNHIFPQEQLMEEAMKIANKIAKNAPFAVRASKKAINEGLELDIDRAIIVEEKLFGDCFTTEDQKTGMNAFLNKIKNVEFKNK from the coding sequence ATGTCAGTTGTATCTTATAGACAAGAAAATTTTGTTGGAATAGTAACAATAGAAAGACCGGAAGCCCTAAATGCACTAAATTCAGAAGTTTTAGGAGAGTTAAATCAAATTTTTGCAAATATTGATTTAGAAACAACAAGAGTAGTTTTATTAACTGGGTCTGGAACTAAATCTTTTGTAGCTGGAGCAGATATATCAGAAATGATGCCTTTAAATAGAGCTCAAGGTGCAAAATTTAGTAATAAAGGAAATGAAATTTTTAGAAAAATTGAAAATTTTCCTATTCCAGTTATTGCAGTTGTTAATGGTTTTGCTCTAGGTGGAGGCTGTGAAATTGCAATGAGTTGTGATTTTAGAGTTTGTTCTGAAAATGCAGTGTTTGGACAACCAGAAGTAGGACTTGGAATAACTCCTGGATTTGGGGGAACACAAAGACTTGCAAGGTTAATAGGTGCAGGAAAGGCTAAAGAGCTAATATATACAGGGAATGCAATAAAAGCAGATGAAGCATTAAGAGTTGGTCTAGTAAATCATATATTTCCACAAGAACAATTAATGGAAGAAGCAATGAAAATAGCTAATAAGATAGCAAAAAATGCTCCCTTTGCAGTGAGAGCTTCGAAGAAAGCAATAAATGAAGGATTAGAACTTGATATAGATAGAGCTATTATAGTTGAAGAAAAACTATTTGGAGATTGTTTTACAACGGAAGATCAAAAAACAGGAATGAATGCTTTTTTAAATAAAATTAAAAATGTAGAATTTAAAAATAAATAA
- a CDS encoding cation-translocating P-type ATPase gives MKYFTRTKEELFEEFQTKISGLTEDDVASRRKKYGENKFIEKEKDGLIKIFFDQFKDSLVIILLIAAAISFFSGNKESSFVIVLVVILNSLLGAFQTVKAQKSLDSLKKMSSPKCKVIREHEQLEIDSTELVPGDIIIIEAGDIVPADGRIIENFSLLVNENSLTGESNSIEKTDAVLEYEDSALGDQINMVFSGSLVNYGRAKVLVTNTGMNTQLGKIAGLLDQTEENITPLQKALDSFGKKLTLGIVILCLFIFAIYVYHGNTILESLLLAVALAVAAIPESLSPIITIVLSLETEKLSKENAIVKELKSIEALGSISVICSDKTGTLTQNKMTVKKIFINEKLDDEYSLKFNNKIDNLLLKSFILCTDATDTIGDPTETALIHLSQKYDLSFRDIRKDNKRLSEIPFDSDRKLMTVLYDTEDNKKIVFTKGAFDSLVTRFKYYTDENGNILPISDTFIKEIEKYNHELAEEGLRVLTFAYKYIDESKNLTTDDENDYIFHALVGMIDPPREESKLAVQECIRGGIKPVMITGDHKITARTIAKNIGIYKEGDKVLEGIELEKMSDEELEKSVEQISVYARVSPEHKIRIVSAWQKRGKICAMTGDGVNDAPALKRANIGIAMGITGTEVSKNAASMILADDNFSTIVKAIITGRNVYRNIKNSIGFLLSGNTAAILAVLYSSLANLPVIFSPVQLLFINLLTDSLPSIAVGVEPKNEDILDEKPRDPNEAILTNKFSTKLLIEGVLIAIFIIIAFYIGLKESALKGSTMAFATLCLARLFHGINYRGVRNVFAISFFKNKFSIIAFAIGFVLLNLVLLSPQMFNIFGTTALEPMNFIQIYVLSIVPTIIIQTYKTIAYR, from the coding sequence ATGAAATATTTTACACGAACAAAAGAAGAATTGTTTGAAGAATTTCAAACAAAAATATCTGGTTTAACTGAAGATGATGTTGCTAGTAGAAGAAAAAAGTACGGAGAAAACAAATTTATTGAAAAAGAAAAAGACGGTCTTATAAAAATATTCTTTGATCAATTTAAAGATTCTCTTGTGATCATACTGCTTATTGCAGCAGCTATTTCATTTTTTTCTGGAAATAAAGAAAGTAGCTTTGTTATAGTTTTAGTTGTTATTTTAAACTCATTACTAGGAGCATTTCAAACTGTTAAAGCTCAAAAATCTTTAGATAGTTTAAAAAAGATGTCTTCTCCAAAATGTAAAGTAATCAGAGAACATGAACAATTAGAAATTGATTCAACTGAACTTGTACCTGGAGATATTATAATCATTGAAGCTGGAGATATTGTTCCTGCTGATGGTAGAATTATTGAAAATTTCTCTCTATTAGTAAATGAAAATTCTCTTACTGGAGAATCTAACTCGATAGAGAAAACTGATGCTGTCCTTGAATATGAAGATTCTGCTTTAGGAGATCAAATTAATATGGTTTTTTCTGGTAGCTTAGTAAATTATGGAAGAGCTAAAGTCCTTGTTACTAATACTGGAATGAATACTCAACTTGGAAAAATTGCAGGACTTTTAGATCAAACTGAAGAAAATATTACTCCATTACAAAAAGCCTTAGATAGTTTTGGAAAAAAATTAACTTTAGGAATTGTTATACTTTGTTTATTTATTTTTGCTATCTATGTTTATCATGGCAATACAATCTTAGAGTCTTTACTACTTGCCGTTGCACTTGCTGTTGCAGCTATACCAGAATCTTTAAGCCCTATTATTACAATAGTTTTATCTCTAGAAACTGAAAAACTTTCTAAAGAAAATGCTATTGTTAAAGAGCTAAAATCAATAGAAGCACTTGGTTCTATTTCTGTTATATGTTCTGATAAAACAGGAACTCTTACTCAAAATAAAATGACTGTTAAAAAAATATTTATAAATGAAAAATTAGATGATGAGTACTCTTTAAAATTTAATAATAAAATAGATAATTTATTATTAAAAAGTTTTATTCTTTGTACAGATGCAACTGATACAATAGGAGACCCAACAGAAACAGCTCTTATTCATCTTAGTCAAAAATATGATTTATCATTTAGAGATATCAGAAAAGATAATAAAAGATTATCTGAGATTCCATTTGATTCAGATAGAAAATTAATGACTGTCTTATATGATACAGAAGATAACAAAAAAATTGTCTTTACTAAAGGAGCTTTCGATTCGTTAGTAACAAGATTCAAATATTATACTGATGAAAATGGAAATATACTTCCTATATCAGATACTTTTATAAAAGAAATTGAAAAATATAATCACGAATTAGCAGAAGAAGGATTGAGAGTTCTTACTTTTGCTTATAAATATATAGATGAAAGTAAAAATCTTACTACTGATGATGAAAATGACTATATTTTCCATGCTCTAGTTGGTATGATTGACCCACCAAGAGAAGAATCAAAACTTGCTGTCCAAGAATGTATTAGAGGTGGAATTAAACCTGTTATGATAACTGGAGATCATAAAATAACTGCTAGAACTATTGCTAAAAATATTGGTATATATAAAGAGGGAGATAAAGTTCTTGAAGGTATTGAACTTGAAAAAATGAGTGATGAAGAGCTTGAAAAATCTGTTGAACAAATATCGGTTTATGCAAGAGTTTCTCCTGAACATAAAATAAGAATAGTTTCTGCTTGGCAAAAAAGAGGTAAAATTTGTGCTATGACAGGAGATGGAGTGAATGATGCCCCTGCTTTAAAAAGAGCTAACATTGGAATAGCTATGGGAATTACAGGAACAGAAGTTTCAAAAAATGCTGCTTCTATGATACTTGCAGATGATAATTTCTCTACTATTGTAAAAGCTATTATAACTGGTAGAAATGTATATAGAAATATTAAAAATTCTATAGGTTTCTTACTTTCTGGGAATACTGCTGCGATATTAGCTGTACTTTATTCATCACTTGCTAATTTACCAGTAATATTTAGTCCAGTTCAACTATTATTCATTAATTTATTAACTGATAGTCTACCATCAATTGCTGTTGGAGTTGAACCTAAAAATGAAGATATTTTAGATGAAAAACCTAGAGATCCTAATGAGGCAATTTTAACTAATAAGTTTTCTACTAAACTTTTAATCGAAGGTGTCTTAATTGCTATTTTTATCATAATTGCTTTTTATATAGGATTAAAAGAAAGTGCTCTGAAAGGTTCTACTATGGCTTTTGCTACTCTATGTCTTGCTAGATTATTCCATGGAATAAATTATAGAGGTGTAAGAAATGTATTTGCTATTAGTTTCTTTAAAAATAAATTTTCTATAATTGCCTTTGCTATTGGTTTCGTTCTTTTAAACTTAGTTTTATTAAGCCCTCAAATGTTTAATATTTTTGGAACAACTGCTCTTGAACCTATGAATTTTATACAAATTTATGTTCTATCAATAGTTCCAACAATAATTATTCAAACTTATAAAACTATTGCTTATAGATAA